From the genome of Acipenser ruthenus chromosome 14, fAciRut3.2 maternal haplotype, whole genome shotgun sequence, one region includes:
- the ascl1a gene encoding achaete-scute homolog 1a, translated as MDITAKMEINASQQQFMPPACFFAAAAQNVQLSPTDSQCSSKSASKQVKRQRSSSPELLRCKRRLNFAGFGYSLPPQQPATVARRNERERNRVKLVNNGFATLREHVPNGAANKKMSKVETLRSAVEYIRALQQLLDEHDAVSAAFQSGVISPTMSQNYSNDMNSMAGSPVSSYSSDEGSYDPLSPEEQELLDFTNWF; from the coding sequence ATGGATATCACTGCCAAGATGGAAATCAACGCCAGCCAGCAGCAGTTCATGCCGCCTGCCTGTTTCTTTGCCGCTGCAGCACAGAACGTGCAGCTCAGCCCGACTGACAGCCAGTGCAGCAGTAAGTCTGCTTCCAAACAGGTCAAGAGGCAGCGGTCGTCCTCTCCGGAGCTGCTGCGCTGCAAGAGAAGGCTGAATTTTGCCGGGTTTGGGTACAGCCTCCCGCCACAGCAGCCAGCAACCGTGGCAAGACGAAACGAAAGAGAGAGAAACCGAGTGAAGCTAGTGAATAATGGGTTTGCCACGCTCCGGGAACACGTACCGAACGGGGCTGCAAATAAGAAGATGAGCAAGGTGGAGACCCTGCGTTCTGCAGTGGAGTACATTCGGGCTCTGCAGCAGCTCTTAGATGAGCACGATGCGGTCAGCGCTGCCTTTCAGTCGGGTGTCATCTCCCCAACCATGTCTCAGAACTACTCCAATGACATGAACTCCATGGCGGGTTCACCGGTCTCCTCCTATTCCTCAGACGAAGGATCTTACGACCCATTGAGTCCTGAAGAACAAGAGCTATTAGACTTCACCAACTGGTTCTGA